The nucleotide window TTGCCGAGGATATCGAAGAAATGCTCCCGATCGAGGATGATGAAATCGCTCTCAAGGTGCTTAAAGCCAACAAACGGCTCAATCTTCTGGCTGTGGAAAAGACCGGGTATCCCCTGATGAGTGACTGGATAGAACAGCTCGAGGATACCGCCATGCGCATCTACTGGCTTTATATCAAGATCAACAAGTCTTTTTTCTATTCTCAGGAACAGATGGAAATGACCATTTCGATCATGAAAAATGACGAGCCGGGCCGCACCCGCCAGATGATGCATGATATTCTGACCCAGACAGAGGACCGGATCCTGAACAGCATCTTTTCCCAGGAACAGTTTTATTCCCAAGATCTTAAAATCTGAGACGGCAACGAATTGCCGTCCCTGATTTTTTTCACTACTTCATATTATATTTATGGAGTGTTGCGGACAGGTTGACCTGGCAGAACTGAGGTATCCAGTTTGCCCTGCTCTACAAGAACGACACCATTCACGATTACATAATCGAAACCGGTTGATGGCCGGGCCGGATGCTTATAGGTGGCGTTGTCGGTAACCGTTTCGGGATCGAAGATCACGACATCCGCATCGGCTCCCGGCTGCAGGCGGCCCTTTTTCTTCATCTGGGGGATCTCGTCCTCCAGTATTCTCGCCGGTCCGTAACTGACCCGTTCAATCGCCTCAAGCAATGTCACGGCTTTTTTCTCCCGCAGATACTGTCGCAGGAACCTTGAATAGGTTCCGGCACTACGCGGATGACTCCAGGCATTCTCCGGTAGCGGCCATGTATCCTGCGGCAATTCCTTGCCATCCAGGTACCAAGCTACCGCATCAGACGCTATGACACCTCCGGGAAACAAAACAGATTTATCCAGAAACGCCCGCTGCACAGGGTCACTTTCCTCAAGGAAATGGATGACTGTCGGGGTGAGTGGCTCTTGCTTCTGCAGCCGGGCGAATTCTTCCTCGCTTAACCTCTCGCCGTTGACATCAAAGTTATGTGCAGCCAGGCCGCCAGTACGCTCATGCCAATGCTCTCCTCTAAACATAGCGGCGCCGATCAATGTGGAACCTGCTCCGTAGGGATAGGCTTCGGTTGTGATGTTGAGACCCTTCTCCTGTGCCCCCCTGATCATGGCACCAATATCATCAATGTCACGCAAGCTGATGGAATTAAGGTGAACAATGTGGGTATGCGCACCTGTACCGGCGGCCGCAGATATGATTTCTGCCATACCTTCAAAGGAGCTCTGCGGTTCGATCATGGAGAGATAACGGGCATGGGTAAAGGTAGGCAGGTTATA belongs to Emcibacter sp. and includes:
- a CDS encoding amidohydrolase family protein, whose protein sequence is MKRIYHLVLYAVLLVGGNTLSATAGQEYDIAIIGGRVVDPASGLDAVRNVGIRGNRIVAVTKKKINAKKVIDASERVVSPGFIDFHAHGQSILAGRIQALDGVTTALELEKGVLPVGAFYDQLAKEGRPINYGASVNWAAARMAVLLNLTPQADQNWVTESFSKPNWQSHLATKEELEKISQLIRRGMDEGGIGIGFLTGYAPKSGFKEYYIVTELAAEYNLPTFTHARYLSMIEPQSSFEGMAEIISAAAGTGAHTHIVHLNSISLRDIDDIGAMIRGAQEKGLNITTEAYPYGAGSTLIGAAMFRGEHWHERTGGLAAHNFDVNGERLSEEEFARLQKQEPLTPTVIHFLEESDPVQRAFLDKSVLFPGGVIASDAVAWYLDGKELPQDTWPLPENAWSHPRSAGTYSRFLRQYLREKKAVTLLEAIERVSYGPARILEDEIPQMKKKGRLQPGADADVVIFDPETVTDNATYKHPARPSTGFDYVIVNGVVLVEQGKLDTSVLPGQPVRNTP
- a CDS encoding GntR family transcriptional regulator, with product MNKDLSRNAEGWDDSHEAYHQIMDAIVTQKLAPSQKVSENIFADLFGISRSISRNLIEQLTAKHFLISVSPRVTQVAPLTLMEIKQNFMLRKILLPEAFALAAPKVDFNALSRLAEDIEEMLPIEDDEIALKVLKANKRLNLLAVEKTGYPLMSDWIEQLEDTAMRIYWLYIKINKSFFYSQEQMEMTISIMKNDEPGRTRQMMHDILTQTEDRILNSIFSQEQFYSQDLKI